The DNA window GGAGTAGACTTCGCAGTCCTGGCTTCCGAAAGTCTCCCGTTATGGTTGTTATAGTTATGGAATATGAAGACCGGCTGAAATAAAGTGCTGATGCAGACCGACGGAGATAAGCAATTCCCCCGACCTTCGCGCAGCTACTGCAATCGCATTCTTGGGTCAGAATTTGGACCCATCTGAATAGCTGCTCTGGGACAACATTTTGTTGTGAAACGTACCAGATCAGTTCATGCGGAATGCGGTCGAATGGTTTCTCTAAGTCGGGAGCGCGAAATGCAAAGTTTTCTGCTGCTCACTATGGTTCTCAATCAGGAGCCTTATAGACTGGCTGGCGTCGGTCTTGCTGCAGTTGCTGACGGAATCGCACTGCACGGTGGGCCGACTGCAATGTCTGTCTCAAACGCTGTTGTGGATGATGCGTTCAAAGATCTTCAAACTGTGGAACAGCTGTCAAATTGAACTGTTATTCGAACAGTCAGCTAGATTgaccttcttcttccttataGCTATTGTCGTGCTCCGTTGGTGTAATGAGGTCCTCTTTTCTTCCACAACTCGATTCAGAAACTGTGATATCCAGCATACAGGATTCTGTCGTCATGATTTCTACAGCAGATTCTCTCGAAGTGATTATTCCATTGCTTCAGCATCCTTCTCCGGCCCATCTGAAAGCTTCCATTTTCTCGTTTAATGCCGCAGAACTTTTGCACATCCTCTGTGGCGAGATCTCGCCAGCTGTTGAAGCGTTCATCACAGCACATGTCCATCCCGGTATAAAATATTTAGTACAAATGTACAACTCACATCACAAGTCAAAAGGAGGTTGCTCAGTAACGCTGCAGGAAAGAAGGTTTTTATGCAAAAACAATGTAAAACTGGCTCAAATTTTTACTTTGCAGATGGGACCATCACATGATCACAGATTGGATGGTTATTGACAACTTTAGACATCGGCCCAGGTCAATGCAAAACCTTGACTTAGTTACTTTACTCGCGATAATCCCGAAGTGGGAAAGTGGTTGCGCTCCGTGCACCCCTGGCAGGGTTGTctaggtttgttttttttttttgctctactGCGTTGGTACACCAACATGTATGAAACAGGAGCACAATTACTTTGGGGTTAGGTACCATTGATAAGACATCTACGTACAAACTCATTCCAGCGTTCACCCGTAATGTTTTACTCCTTTCTATCACTTCCCAACCGAGTCAAACAATCATCTTCTCTTGTGATTGAGGACCCACAACCTTATCCAACCATCCGTATTTGCAGCAACGAACCAATCTCACCTCAGTTTTTCGAAAACTTGACGTATAACACCTCGCACCACTAGTCAAATCGTCTTGAAACGACAGCACGTGCGGAGGCGTGTGGTTCTACTTCACTTCACTTGTACTAAGCCAATAGACGAGAACTTCAGAGAACCGTAATTTATAGATGAGAACTTGATAGTCCAGTGTTCCGAGGAGGTCCTAATGTTGCTGCCCGGAAGTTCTCCCATCAATATTTGCAGGTTTGTTTCCGAAGTCAAGTATGCTCTTATTCTTAAGCAATGGCTTCCACTCCAAATCTTTGATTTGTATTGAAAGAACTTCTTGTTTTTGGCCACATTCCAAGTAGCTCCAACAACCACGAGTGCGGTAACTGTAGGGGGCAGTGGAGCGCTTTTCGTGACGAAAGGATGATCTGCCTTTCTCCCTATGAAGAAGTACGATTCTCAAAGTGAATAGAGAGTATTACAACATTTGTAGTAGGCCATCTACAAGCGGTCACAAGGAGAAAGTAGAGATTTTTCTCGTGTGATTTGTAGGTATCTAAGTTCTGAGTTCCCACCCACAACAACAAGAAGCACTTCTACTCACCTTTTTCTACGAAAGCAACTAACAAGCTAACTCATAAAAACAGGGCGATGTGGAGGTCAGCCCTCtagtgttttctttctctgcatATGTATGAAAGCTTACATCCTTCCAATGGTGAACAGACTCGAGTCACTTTCCGAATTCCACATGGATATCTTAGAATTTCCGGGAACTATCCGTCCATCCAGAAATGTGGATATTCTGAACACCTAATGAAGGTAATAAAGGTGCGCCACAAGTCACACCAGAATTCTCCCAACATCCTTCACTCCGTAAATGCCGCGATGAAGGTCAGACGGCCTTCTACCTACCTGTTCTGCAAATGCACACTTAACACTTCACCTTCCACTTCCCTGTTGCTCAAATTATTCTTGTACTTATGCTTTCGCTGCTTCACTTGGCTCTTTGAAATCTTAAAGTCCAACCATGGCTGAAGAAGAAAGACCAGAGTCAGATGGTGAACGTGAAATCTCCGATTCTGATTCCGAACCTGAACTCGATCCTGCTGAATACGAGAGGCGGCGAGACTTATGTCTTCGACAAATAATACTCTCCGAACTTCAATtcaacaaattgaaaattgttctTAGGG is part of the Necator americanus strain Aroian chromosome V, whole genome shotgun sequence genome and encodes:
- a CDS encoding hypothetical protein (NECATOR_CHRV.G19875.T1), which codes for MVSLSREREMQSFLLLTMVLNQEPYRLAGVGLAAVADGIALHGGPTAMSVSNAVVDDAFKDLQTVEQLSN